From the genome of Lentilactobacillus buchneri, one region includes:
- a CDS encoding MFS transporter, with product MKTEKLKMREKVAYGLGDLGNGLMFQFAQLFLLKFYTDVLQIPAYWGGLIFLIAKFFDAFVDTSVGAFMDSRQHISKRGKFRPYILYGSLFLGIATVACFVTPNFGETGRIIYAFVSYNIMGFCYSVVNIPYGSLAAAMTMDSGDRTSLAAARNLTGQMAALLTGAVVIPLVAIFATPKIGYIATVAIFAAAGVVSQILCYSGTKERIIDHKPRQKGDGLKSIKGLLTNRPFIILSIFTILSVGSMFLKMGIQLYYFQYVLGQVGIVSIVSLLSALSIIPAVIFATPLVKKIGKKNVAIYATLGFIAAELVNFFITGSHVVPYLIVNTISYMFLGFSGTVAFAFVNDVIEYGQLQTGIRSEGIIYSGYSFVRKIAQGVAGFIPGLALTMTGYVANQPQSASTISGISAVYFLVPAIASAISCIVFYFGYDLTDEKHAEIVKELERRETDLKQNEHLDVIDDNPIDDTLNSEVPNTGMVNH from the coding sequence TTGAAAACAGAAAAACTCAAAATGCGTGAAAAAGTAGCCTATGGATTGGGGGATTTGGGCAACGGCTTGATGTTTCAATTTGCTCAGCTGTTCTTACTAAAATTCTATACCGATGTTTTACAGATCCCAGCCTATTGGGGAGGGTTGATTTTCCTGATCGCCAAATTCTTCGATGCCTTTGTAGATACCAGTGTTGGTGCCTTCATGGATTCTCGTCAGCATATTTCCAAACGCGGAAAGTTTCGCCCATACATTCTCTATGGCTCATTATTCCTGGGAATTGCAACAGTTGCCTGTTTTGTCACGCCTAATTTTGGTGAGACCGGGCGGATCATCTATGCCTTCGTTTCATATAACATCATGGGATTTTGTTACTCCGTTGTAAATATTCCTTATGGTTCGCTGGCAGCAGCTATGACTATGGATTCCGGTGATCGGACTTCTTTGGCTGCCGCTCGCAACTTAACTGGACAAATGGCCGCCTTGCTTACCGGAGCAGTAGTAATTCCACTGGTAGCGATCTTTGCGACGCCCAAAATTGGTTACATTGCCACGGTCGCGATTTTTGCTGCCGCCGGCGTTGTTTCACAGATTCTCTGTTACTCCGGAACCAAGGAACGCATCATTGACCATAAGCCCCGCCAAAAGGGGGATGGTCTCAAGTCGATCAAGGGACTGTTAACCAACCGTCCGTTCATTATTCTATCCATTTTCACGATTCTTAGTGTTGGCTCGATGTTCCTTAAAATGGGTATTCAACTATACTACTTCCAGTACGTTTTGGGACAGGTCGGAATCGTTAGTATTGTGAGCCTATTGAGTGCTTTATCGATTATTCCAGCGGTGATCTTTGCCACGCCGTTGGTTAAGAAAATTGGTAAGAAGAACGTTGCAATATACGCAACACTGGGATTCATTGCAGCAGAACTGGTCAACTTTTTTATCACCGGCTCACATGTCGTTCCTTATCTGATCGTCAACACGATTTCATACATGTTCCTGGGCTTTAGTGGGACCGTCGCCTTTGCGTTTGTGAATGACGTGATTGAATACGGTCAGTTGCAAACCGGGATTCGCTCAGAAGGAATTATTTATTCCGGCTACAGTTTTGTGCGGAAAATTGCCCAAGGGGTCGCCGGCTTTATTCCTGGTCTTGCTTTGACAATGACTGGATACGTTGCCAATCAACCTCAATCTGCCAGCACAATCTCCGGCATTAGTGCCGTGTATTTCTTAGTTCCAGCGATTGCCAGTGCGATTTCCTGCATTGTCTTTTACTTTGGTTACGACTTGACTGACGAGAAGCATGCCGAAATTGTCAAAGAGTTGGAACGACGTGAAACTGATCTCAAGCAGAATGAACATCTGGATGTCATTGATGACAATCCGATTGACGATACTTTGAATTCTGAAGTTCCTAATACCGGCATGGTTAATCACTAA